The Gambusia affinis linkage group LG11, SWU_Gaff_1.0, whole genome shotgun sequence genome contains a region encoding:
- the LOC122839308 gene encoding olfactory receptor 4E1-like: MNQTSVVVLFSLSGFNATTSYTVALFSLTLLCYCLILLVNVALILTIIFHQNLHEPMYFIVCNLCINALYGTAGFYPKFMYDLLSGAHVITYAGCFLQIYVIYSYAMVDFSVLALMAYDRYVAICRPLTYHSVMTQQRTAALVCLCWMVPLWCGLLVVGLTSVLKLCGSHIDKLYCENWSIVKLSCGSTKVNDVVGLIVIAFYFVHVLYISWSYVQLVKSALSSREGRGKFIQTCVPHLMCLFNVSTALLFDLMYSRYGSTSVPQGLRNFMAVQFLIIPPVVNPVIYGLILTKIRRRMMLLCVVAYQRFKLKGIV; this comes from the coding sequence ATGAATCAAACATCTGTTGTAGTTCTTTTTTCACTCTCAGGTTTCAATGCAACAACCAGCTATACAGTCGCATTGTTCTCTCTTACTCTACTATGttattgtcttattttactGGTAAATGTTGCTCTCATTTTAACTATCATCTTCCATCAGAACCTGCATGAACCCATGTACTTTATTGTGTGTAACCTGTGTATTAATGCACTTTATGGGACTGCAGGCTTTTACCCGAAGTTTATGTATGACCTGTTATCTGGAGCTCATGTCATAACATACGCAGGATGCTTCCTACAAATATATGTTATTTATTCTTATGCAATGGTTGACTTCTCAGTTTTGGCACTGATGGCTTATGACAGATACGTGGCTATTTGCAGACCGCTGACCTACCACTCTGTGATGACTCAGCAGAGGACTGCTGctttagtttgtttgtgttggatGGTTCCTCTGTGGTGTGGGCTGCTGGTCGTTGGCCTCACATCAGTGCTCAAGCTATGCGGTTCCCACATCGACAAGCTTTACTGCGAGAACTGGTCCATTGTTAAACTTTCTTGTGGTTCGACAAAAGTAAACGACGTGGTTGGACTCATTGTTATtgcgttttattttgttcatgttctCTACATCAGCTGGTCATACGTCCAGCTTGTAAAGTCGGCTCTGAGCTCCAGAGAGGGCAGAGGAAAGTTTATCCAGACCTGCGTGCCACATCTCATGTGTCTGTTCAACGTCAGCACTGCTTTGCTCTTTGACCTCATGTACTCCAGGTACGGATCGACATCTGTGCCGCAGGGTTTAAGAAACTTCATGGCTGTGCAATTTCTCATAATTCCACCAGTTGTGAACCCAGTTATTTATGGGCTGATCCTCACAAAAATTAGAAGGAGGATGATGCTGTTGTGTGTGGTGGCATACCAACGATTCAAACTAAAAGGGATTGTCTGA
- the LOC122839307 gene encoding olfactory receptor 6N2-like, with protein sequence MENISLPFYFNLTMFVNIGHYRFAAFTFCLLLYSFIICTNLLMILVISYCSALHQPMYFFIALLSVNSLYGSAGFFPRFLMDLLSDVHLISQLACFTQIYVIYTYGSNELTILSIMAYDRYVAVCHPLHYHTKMTSRAVALLSVLAWIFPALNLTAVILMSSRLPLCGNEIHKVFCSNWNVVKLSCVSTALNNVLGMFLTITTVFLPLFYVLYTYLRILIVCWKKSTEFKGKVLQSCLPHIVSFMIYCVTGFCDIALSRYNLEDINPFVAVILSFEFIIIPPVLNPLVYGLKLPDIRRHILGLFFHKR encoded by the coding sequence ATGGAAAACATCTCCTTGCCGTTTTACTTCAACCTCACCATGTTTGTGAACATTGGACATTACCGCTTCGCAGCTTTCACCTTCTGCTTGCTGCTCTACAGCTTCATCATCTGCACCAATCTGCTGATGATCCTGGTGATTTCCTACTGCAGCGCGTTGCATCAACCCATGTATTTCTTCATCGCCTTGTTATCAGTCAACTCTCTGTACGGTTCTGCTGGATTCTTCCCCAGGTTTCTCATGGACCTGCTCTCTGATGTCCATTTGATTTCTCAACTGGCTTGTTTTACTCAGATTTATGTTATCTACACGTACGGCTCAAATGAACTGACCATCCTGAGCATCATGGCGTATGACAGATACGTGGCTGTGTGTCATCCTTTACATTATCACACAAAGATGACGTCTAGAGCTGTTGCTCTGCTGTCGGTTCTGGCCTGGATCTTTCCAGCTCTGAATCTTACGGCAGTAATACTGATGTCTTCCCGCCTTCCTCTGTGTGGTAATGAGATCCATAAGGTGTTTTGCTCCAACTGGAATGTGGTGAAATTATCATGTGTCAGCACTGCTCTCAATAATGTTCTAGGAATGTTTCTGACCATCACTACAGTCTTTCTCCCACTCTTTTATGTGCTTTATACCTATTTACGAATCCTAATTGTATGCTGGAAAAAATCGACGGAGTTCAAGGGTAAAGTGCTGCAGAGTTGCCTACCAcatattgtttcttttatgatttattgtgtCACTGGATTTTGCGATATCGCCTTGAGTCGATATAACCTGGAGGACATAAATCcatttgttgctgttattttatcCTTTGAGTTTATCATCATCCCTCCGGTTCTGAATCCTCTTGTGTATGGCCTCAAGCTGCCAGATATTAGGAGGCAcattttaggtttatttttccataaaagatGA
- the LOC122839310 gene encoding frizzled-7-A-like has product MAAARFTAGSALLRIMWLLCGISLSYTSSAQHHNSESGISVPEHGFCQPISIPLCTDIAYNQTIMPNLLGHTNQEDAGLEVHQFYPLVKVQCSADLKFFLCSMYAPVCTVLEQAIPPCRSLCERARQGCEALMNKFGFQWPDRLRCEAFPVHGAGEICVGQNTSEPGSPSSSSSPHAPEPVTPPPIGGGQHPHRIPQPNSPNQFSCPLQLEVPPYLGYKFMGVRDCGAPCEPTKPSGIMYFREDEVKFGRLWVGIWSILCCVSTLFTVLTYLVDMRRFRYPERPIIFLSGCYFMVAVAYAAGFFLEDKVVCVDKFKGEAYRTVAQGTKKEGCTILFMVLYFFGMASSIWWVILSLTWFLSAGMKWGHEAIEANSQYFHLAAWAVPAIKTITILAMGQVDGDVLTGVCFVGIFNVDALRGFVLAPLFVYLFIGTSFLLAGFVSLFRIRTIMKHDGTKTEKLEKLMVRIGVFSVLYTVPATIVIACYFYEQAFREQWERTWHMHTCKRFAVPCPVHNFAPMTPDFTVFMIKYLMTMIVGITSGFWVWSGKTLQSWRSFYKRLSNGNHGETTV; this is encoded by the coding sequence ATGGCGGCGGCCAGGTTCACCGCTGGCTCCGCGCTGCTGCGGATCATGTGGCTGCTGTGCGGGATTTCTCTCTCATACACTTCTTCTGCTCAGCATCACAACAGCGAAAGTGGGATATCAGTCCCGGAGCACGGTTTTTGCCAGCCCATCTCCATCCCGCTCTGCACCGACATCGCCTACAACCAGACCATCATGCCGAACCTCCTGGGCCACACCAACCAGGAGGACGCCGGGCTGGAGGTGCACCAGTTCTACCCGCTGGTGAAGGTCCAGTGCTCCGCGGATCTCAAGTTCTTCCTGTGCTCCATGTACGCCCCGGTGTGCACCGTGCTGGAGCAGGCCATCCCGCCGTGTCGGTCGCTGTGTGAGCGGGCAAGGCAGGGATGTGAAGCCTTGATGAATAAATTCGGCTTCCAGtggccggaccgcctccgttgCGAGGCTTTCCCTGTCCACGGAGCCGGGGAGATCTGTGTGGGGCAGAACACATCGGAACCTGGCAGCCCGTCTTCCTCCTCGTCTCCCCACGCACCCGAACCCGTGACCCCTCCACCCATAGGTGGTGGACAGCACCCTCATCGGATCCCACAGCCCAATTCGCCCAACCAGTTCTCCTGCCCCCTACAGCTGGAGGTGCCGCCCTACCTGGGCTACAAATTCATGGGGGTCAGAGACTGTGGCGCCCCCTGCGAGCCCACGAAACCCAGCGGGATCATGTATTTTCGGGAAGACGAGGTGAAATTCGGAAGACTTTGGGTCGGGATCTGGTCCATACTGTGCTGTGTGAGCACCCTGTTCACGGTGCTCACCTATTTAGTGGATATGAGGAGGTTCAGGTATCCGGAGCGGCCCATCATCTTCCTGTCCGGCTGCTACTTCATGGTGGCCGTGGCCTACGCCGCTGGGTTCTTTCTGGAAGACAAGGTGGTATGCGTGGATAAATTCAAGGGTGAGGCCTACAGGACTGTGGCTCAGGGTACCAAAAAGGAGGGCTGCACCATCCTGTTCATGGTGCTCTACTTCTTCGGCATGGCCAGCTCCATCTGGTGGGTCATCCTGTCCCTGACTTGGTTCCTCTCCGCCGGAATGAAATGGGGTCACGAGGCGATAGAGGCCAACTCCCAGTACTTCCACCTGGCCGCGTGGGCCGTCCCGGCCATCAAAACCATTACGATCCTTGCAATGGGCCAGGTGGACGGAGACGTCCTGACCGGAGTGTGCTTTGTGGGGATCTTCAACGTGGACGCCTTACGTGGTTTCGTACTAGCGCCGCTGTTCGTCTACCTGTTCATCGGCACGTCCTTCCTGTTGGCTGGCTTCGTGTCGCTGTTCCGGATCCGCACCATCATGAAACACGACGGCACCAAAACGGAGAAGTTGGAGAAGCTGATGGTTCGGATCGGGGTGTTCAGCGTCCTTTACACGGTTCCGGCCACCATCGTGATCGCCTGTTATTTCTACGAGCAGGCCTTCAGGGAGCAATGGGAGCGCACCTGGCACATGCACACCTGCAAGCGCTTCGCCGTCCCCTGCCCGGTCCACAACTTCGCCCCCATGACCCCGGACTTCACGGTGTTCATGATCAAATATCTGATGACCATGATCGTCGGGATCACTTCCGGTTTCTGGGTTTGGTCCGGGAAGACCCTCCAGTCCTGGCGGAGTTTCTACAAGCGTCTCAGCAACGGGAACCACGGAGAGACGACGGTGTGA
- the LOC122839309 gene encoding olfactory receptor 1D2-like — MINATMLGSFTLLGFKDSSAKYRLTLFALTLLCYIVIIFVNVSLNLTIILEEKLHKPMYIFLCNLCFNSLYGTAAFHPKFLFDLLSNTHVISYAGCLLQVFFIYSYATTDFSILAVMSYDRYLAICCPLEYHSIMTKQRVTFLVCFSRLVPMICQSVVVIMSSKLILCGFQIEKLYCENWSFIKLSCYSMTLNNVVGFFVIILYCGHALFILCSYFQLVTFALRYPERRRKFLQTCVPHLICLINVTATLLFDVMYARYGSESVPQSLKNFMAIQFLIIPPMLNPIIYGLNLTQVRNSFFRLCRYKKQVEG; from the coding sequence ATGATCAATGCAACCATGTTGGGTTCATTCACCTTGTTGGGATTTAAGGACAGTTCAGCAAAATACCGCCTGACCCTTTTTGCTCTAACCCTGCTGTGTTACATTGTGATCATATTTGTGAATGTGTCTCTTAATCTTACTATCATACTAGAGGAAAAGCTTCACAAGCCCATGTACATCTTCCTGTGTAATCTGTGTTTTAACAGTCTTTATGGGACGGCGGCTTTTCACCCTAAATTTCTCTTCGATCTGTTGTCCAACACTCATGTCATTTCTTACGCTGGTTGCCTCTTGCAGGTTTTTTTCATCTACTCCTATGCAACAACAGACTTCTCCATTCTCGCTGTGATGTCTTACGATCGGTATTTGGCCATCTGCTGCCCTCTGGAGTATCACTCCATCATGACCAAACAACGGGTCACTTTCTTGGTGTGTTTCTCCAGACTGGTGCCAATGATCTGCCAGTCTGTTGTCGTGATCATGAGCTCCAAGCTGATTTTATGTGGCTTCCAGATAGAGAAACTATACTGTGAGAACTGGTCCTTTATTAAACTTTCATGTTATTCAATGACGTTAAATAATGTAGTTGGATTTTTTGTCATAATTCTGTATTGTGGCCACGCTCTCTTCATTTTATGCTCTTACTTTCAGTTGGTCACGTTTGCTTTAAGGTATCCAGAACGCAGGAGGAAGTTCCTGCAGACATGCGTGCCGCACCTAATATGTCTGATTAACGTCACCGCCACGCTTCTTTTCGACGTCATGTACGCTCGATACGGGTCGGAATCGGTGCCGCAGAGTCTGAAGAACTTCATGGCGATCCAGTTTCTGATCATCCCTCCGATGCTTAATCCGATCATCTATGGTTTGAATTTAACTCAAGTTCGCAACAGTTTCTTCAGATTGTGCAGGTACAAAAAGCAGGTGGAGGGGTGA